Genomic DNA from Candidatus Binatia bacterium:
GCTCCGGTGCTTCTTGCTGCACCCAGTGAGACACGCCGGATAGATAGTGGAGTTCCAGACTTTGAACGAATTGGTCGGTCCCGAAGGTGGTTTCTTTGCCCAATGCATCGT
This window encodes:
- a CDS encoding alpha/beta hydrolase, whose translation is MIWREEDDALGKETTFGTDQFVQSLELHYLSGVSHWVQQEAPEQVNSILENWLKAQELLAASGGRAADP